From the Cohaesibacter sp. ES.047 genome, the window CAAGGCCTGCAAGTGTTTCGTCACCGACAGGCGCCACCATGTTGGCATCGATGAGAATCGCAGAAGTGGCCAGCAGCCCTGAAAGCGACAGATACCCGGCGAGCCGCAGGATCGACGGAGTGCCACGATCAAAGAGATCTTGTGGGGGGGAGGCGTTTGTCACGGGTTTTGATGAGACCTTGCAACGTCAATTGGCTTGCGTGAGCAGGACATTAGGATAAATTGGCTGCGATTCCAATGTTCAAAACAATAAGGTCGGAGCGATCGTGTCTCACATAGCCATAACCAGTCCCTTTGTCGGGATGACCGTTCTCGTGATCTTCGTGATCGCAGGCAAGGTTTTCAGAGACAACTGGAAGCTGGGAGGGGCGCATTGGAAGCGGAATTGCTGGCTGAGCGGTCTGGTCGCAGCAGCCTGCTTTGGTGTTCTGGCCTTTGTCCCCTTCTTGCCGTGATCGGGTGTCCATCACAATGGCACGACAGCAACGAAGTACTAGCAACGAAGTATAAGCGTCATGGCCGCGAGCTGCACGCCCGCGACGCTCCATCTGCCAGATAGCTCCAAAAAGCCGAGGCGAGGGGGATACGATCAGGCCTTGCCTGCCGACCCTTCCATGGCCGCTTCGCGTTCGAGCTTCTCGCGCATCGCTTTCTTGCGGGGGCATTCGCCATTGAGGCGATCTTTCAACGGGCTGTCCTTGTCGACAGCCGAGCCGCAAATCAGGCAGTGATCGGCATCGGAAATGGCATTCAGGCCACCGCAGGAGCCGGCGATTGGCTTGCGCTTGAACATCACGCCCACGGCCATGCCGGACATGACCACCAAAAAGGCGAAGAATGCGATCAGAAAGGTTTCCATTGGACTGTTCCTTCGTTACCCGGCTTCAAGGGCCGGGGTGTCCTAATTTGCGGCCATCAGGGCATCGAATGCATCGCTGCTCGATGTCGCAAATCCGTCCGCTTCCCGCGTGATGAAATAGGCGGGAATCGATAGTTTGTTGGCCAGCGCCCGTCCGGCTTTCTCACCCAGCACCAGAAGGGCCGTTGCCAGTCCGTCGGCTCGCATGCCCGATGGCGCAAGAACCGTGACAGACGCTAGATTGTGCCGCGCGGGATGGCCTGTCACCGGGTCGATGATGTGGGACATGCGCTGACCA encodes:
- the nqrM gene encoding (Na+)-NQR maturation NqrM — encoded protein: METFLIAFFAFLVVMSGMAVGVMFKRKPIAGSCGGLNAISDADHCLICGSAVDKDSPLKDRLNGECPRKKAMREKLEREAAMEGSAGKA